GGCAAGCAACGGCAACTGGGTGGCTGTGCCTGGCGCCGCCTGGATTGGCGATGGCGCAACCGGTGCCTTGGGCGACTGGGGTTATCGCGTTCGCATTGACGCAAGCGATCCCAACATCGACCTTTCGTCGGCCACCCTGTCCTTCTCCTACCGTGCGGACAACACGATGTTGTCGGCGTCGCTCGGTTCGACGTCGTTGAATGTATTGCCCGCCGCCACGCACAATGGCCCTTCGGCAACGAGTGGCGGCCCCATCGCTACGCCGCTGGCTTCGGGCACCAACTACTTGACGGCATTGGTGAACAACGAGCCGCCCAACGCGAACCCCTACGGCCTTGCCATGCAGGCAAGCTTGACCTTCAACTGCCGCGCTGCCCCGGCGGTGGCGGTGCCTGCCAACGCGCCATGGGCGCTGGTCGGCATGGGTGGCCTGCTGGCGCTGGGCGCCGCGTTTGCCAACCGTCGTCGCAAGCGTTCCTGACGCGTTCGCGCTCGGCACCAAGGCTGCTTCGGCAGCCTTTTTTGCGTCCTAGGCACAGGCCTTTTACCGATGCCAACCAGTACGGCGCTGTGGCAACCGGGGGCGCGCTGATTAAACTCCTGCTTTTGCCACCTGAATCCGCTCGCTGCGCGCGCCGCAGGCGCGTGGGCGCAGGCCGTGTGCGCCGCTTTCCGAATCCATGCTGACCTTCCAACAAATCATCCTCACCCTCCAGCAATACTGGGGCGCCCAGGGCTGCGCGCTTTTGCAGCCGTACGACATGGAGGTGGGCGCCGGTACGTCGCATACTGCTACGTTTTTAAGAGCGATCGGCCCTGAGCCCTGGAAGGCCGCCTACGTGCAGCCCAGCCGTCGCCCCAAGGACGGCCGCTATGGCGAGAACCCCAACCGCGGCCAGCATTACTACCAGTTCCAGGTGGTGCTCAAGCCCGCGCCCAGCAACATCCTGGAGCTGTACCTGGGCAGCCTGGAAGCGCTGGGGTTTGACCTGAAGAGGAACGACATCCGTTTTGTCGAAGACGATTGGGAAAACCCCACGCTGGGCGCCTGGGGCCTGGGCTGGGAGGTCTGGCTCAACGGCATGGAAGTGACGCAATTCACCTACTTCCAGCAGGTGGGCGGCATCGACTGCAAGCCCGCCACCGGCGAAATCACCTACGGGCTGGAGCGCCTGGCCATGTACTTGCAGGGTGTTGAAAGCATGTTTGACTTGGTCTGGACCACCGACGGCGACGGCCGCCAGCTGACCTATGGCGACGTGTTCCACCAAAACGAGGTGGAACAGTCCGCCTACAACTTCGAGCACAGCGACGCCGACTTTTTGTTCACCGCCTTCGCCGCGCATGAAAAGCAGGCCAAGCACCTGATGGAGGCGCAACTGGCGCTGCCCGCGTACGAGCAGGTGCTCAAGGCCGCGCACAGCTTCAACCTGCTGGACGCGCGCGGCGCCATCAGCGTGACCGAACGCGCCGCCTACATCGGGCGCATCCGCAACCTGGCGCGCGCCGTGGCGCAAAGCTATTACGACAGCCGCGAACGCCTGGGTTTCCCCATGGCGCCGCGCGAATGGGTTGCACAGATTGAACCGAAGAAGGCCGCTTGAGCAGGCCGATGAGCATGAATACGTCGCAAAACCTTCTCGTTGAACTGTTCGTTGAAGAACTGCCGCCCAAGGCGCTGAAAAAGCTGGGCGATGCGTTCGCCAGCCAGCTGGCCGAGCAGCTGAAAAGCCAGGGCTTGCTGGCCGCCGATGCGGTGGTCACGCCCTACGCCAGCCCGCGCCGCCTGGCCGCGCACGTCACGCAGGTGGCGGCCAAGGCGGCCGACAAGGCCGTGCAGCAAAAGCTGATGCCCGTCACCGTGGGGCTGGACGCGGCGGGCAACGCCACGCCCGCGCTGCTGAAAAAGCTGCAGGCGCTGGGCGCTGACGCCAGCGTGGTGCCGCAGCTCAAGCGCGCGCCAGACGGCAAGGCCGAGGCCCTGTTCCTCGACACGGTGGTGCCTGGCGCCACCCTGGCGGCGGGCCTGCAAAAAGCCCTGCACGAAGCCATCGCCAAGCTGCCCATCCCCAAGGTGATGACCTACCAGCTTGAGCAGAACACGCCCCTGCCCGGCTGGGACAGCGTGCAGTTCGTGCGCCCCGCGCATGGGCTGGTCGCGCTGCACGGGGCCGACGTGGTGCCCGTCACCGCGCTGGGCCTGACGGCCGGGCGCGCCGCGCACGGCCACCGCTTCGAGGCCAAGGCCGCCCCGATCGAGCTGGCCAACGCCGACGCCTACGCCGCCACGCTGCGCGACGAAGGCGCTGTGATCGCCAGCTTTGATGAACGGCGCGCCGCCATTGAATCTCAGCTAAAAGCGGCTGCAGCGCAGGCTGGGCCAGCGCTGGCGGCTATCAAAGATGAAGCGTTGCTGGATGAGGTGACAGCCCTGG
This genomic interval from Ottowia oryzae contains the following:
- the glyQ gene encoding glycine--tRNA ligase subunit alpha gives rise to the protein MLTFQQIILTLQQYWGAQGCALLQPYDMEVGAGTSHTATFLRAIGPEPWKAAYVQPSRRPKDGRYGENPNRGQHYYQFQVVLKPAPSNILELYLGSLEALGFDLKRNDIRFVEDDWENPTLGAWGLGWEVWLNGMEVTQFTYFQQVGGIDCKPATGEITYGLERLAMYLQGVESMFDLVWTTDGDGRQLTYGDVFHQNEVEQSAYNFEHSDADFLFTAFAAHEKQAKHLMEAQLALPAYEQVLKAAHSFNLLDARGAISVTERAAYIGRIRNLARAVAQSYYDSRERLGFPMAPREWVAQIEPKKAA